TTAGACAGTTTACAAGCTGAAGGTTATGACACAATCGGTGCAGAAAATGGTCGTATTGGTATTCAACTAACACAAGAGCATTTACCAGATTTGGTGATCTGCGATATCTTAATGCCAGATATGGATGGTTACGATGTTTTAAATGCTTTGCGTCAAGACCAACTGACAGCGATTATTCCTTTTATTTTTCTGACCGGTAGCGATACTAAGGATGCTTTACGTAAAGGGATGGAGTTGGGTGCGGACGATTATCTGACCAAACCTTTAACTGTTGAGCAATTGTTGAGGGCGATCAATATTCGATTGGAAAAACAAGCTCTGCTTAGGTATTGGTATGCTACTCAAACACATCAAATATCGCAATCTATACCTGCAAATATCGCGGTGTCGAACACTCCTGAGCCATTTTTCCCTTCGGTTCCTCAATTCCAAAAAGTTTTCGACTACATTGAAGCTAATTATCACCAAGGAATTACCTTAGCTAAAGTTGCTGAGGCGGTGGGTTATTCCCGGGCTTATTTAACTAATAGAGTTGCGAAACACACAGGAGAAACTGTCAATGGATGGATTGTTAAGCGGCGAATGATGGCGGCGCGTTCTTTGTTGAAGAATACTAACCAAACCGTTGAGCAAATTGCTCTGGCTTTAGGTTATCAAAATGCTTGTCACTTTTCTCGCCAGTTTCGACAGCATCATGGCATACCTCCCAAACATTGGCGAAAAAAGCAGGAGTTTTTTAATACTTGCACTCAGTTGGAAAAGTGCTTACCTGTTGTTCAAACATAAACAGGCCAGCAATAATTTTAATTATTCTTTGGCTGAGACAACTGCTGGATTAATAGTTGCACACCCAAAGCTATTAATCCGAGCGCTACTATTCCAAATATCCCACTGCCTAAAGCAACTATACCAACTACTAAGGTACGTACCGCAGAGGTAATTTTGATGACTAGTTCATTAGTAGAATGGACGGGTTTGCTGGCAAAGGAAGTTGCGATCGCAATCATCAGCGAATATAAAGCATAAGCCATTCCACTGGAAATTATGGCACCTGTAATGCAGCGTAGTGGTGATGCTTGCGCCTGGGTTGCTGTTTCTTGTGGTGTAATGTTTTCACTCATAAAACTGTTCCCTATAACCTGTTCCCTTCCTAAGATGCTATCTGAATGCCGTGGGTAATGGTGCGAGTCACGAACAATTCTAAATCTTCATTGGGTATTGCTTCTCTAATGTATTGTTTCACGGCTTGGGCTTGTGGTTCAGACTCAATAATTGCAAAGACACTCGGCCCGGAACCAGACATCATTGTTCCTAAAACTCCTGGTTGAGTTGCAAAAAGTTCGCGTAGTTGCATAACTTGGGGATGAGCAGGTAAAACAACACGCTCTAAGTCATTGTGCAGTTTTTGGGCAATTTCGGCTGCATCTTTATGCACAATGGCTTTGACTATTTCACCAGAATGAACTGCGGCGGCGCGTGCTGCTAAATCTTCGGTAGTTTTAATATAGGTATGACCAAATTCTTGACGATAGGTTTTGTATGCCCAAGGTGTAGAAATTTCTAGACTGCGATATTTGGCTAATACTATATATATATGATCTAAATTTGGCAGTGGCGCAAGTTGTTCACCTCTACCTGTGGCGATCGCTGTCCCACCTGCGACACAAAATGGTATATCTGAACCTAGGGTAGCGCCCAATTCTTCGATTTCTGTTTGGGTAAGTCCCAAGTTCCAGAGTAAATCTATTCCTACCAAAACTGCTGCGGCGTTTGTTGAACCTCCCGCCAACCCAGCCGCGACGGGGATGTTTTTCTCCAGTGTAATTTCCACTCCACCATGTTTAGCCCAAGCTTCGGGAAATTGTGTCGCCATCAGTTCGGCGGCGCGATATACCAGATTAGTTTTATCTGTGGGGACTTGGGGATGGTTACAGTGAACGCGAATAGTTTCGTCACTGATGGCGCGAATATTAATTCGGTCGGCGAGGTCGATGCTTTGCAAAATCATGACTAATTCATGATAACCATCAGCGCGATCGCCGATGATTTCTAAATACAAATTTATTTTGGCAGGAGCAATTAAACTGTAGGAACGCATGTTCAAAAACATTAAGGATTAAGTGTGAAGTCTGAAGTGTGAAGTCTGAAATGAATACTTCATACTTCACACTTCATGCTTCCCACTTCATTAGCGAGAGTTACCCATTGCTGAGTGCTGATGTCTTCAGCTCTAGCTTGGGGATTTATTTCTAATTGTTCCAGTAAATGAGTCAGGCGATCGCGGTCAATTACAGATTGCAAATTATTCCGCAACATTTTGCGCTTTGACCCAAATCCTAACTTTACCAGATTCTCTAATCTGCGTGGGTCGTTGGCAAGAATTTCCAATTGACGCGGACGCAATCTCACTACTGCTGAGTCTACTTTTGGTGGTGGGTAAAATGCACTTGCGGGAACTGGACAAATTAACTCACATTCTGCTAAATACTGCACTCTTACTGATAAAGCTCCAAAAGTTTTTGACCCGGCTTTAGCATACAATCTTTCTGCTACTTCTTTCTGAATTAATAGCACTATGGAATCAAATGGTTTGGGGTTAGGATTGGCGATGGTTCCTAATAGTTTTTCGATGATAGGCCCGGTGATATTGTAGGGAATGTTCGCCACTACTTTATTTGCATTTTGAAATTGAGGAAATGCTACTAAATTTGTTTCTAAATTTAACTCTAGAAAATCACCTTGTAATAATAAAAAGTTTTCTTTACTTCCTAATTCTTTGACTAATAACTTACATAAATCTCTATCGATTTCGACTGCTACCAAAGCCTGTATTAAAGGTAATAAACGTCGAGTTAGAATGCCTGTACCTGGCCCAATTTCCAGGATGCGGTCATTTGTACTACACTCTGCCGCCTGCACAATTGCGTTGAGTGCCTTATCACTTTTGAGCCAATGCTGAGCAAAAACCTTGCGCGGTCGTACCATTTATTTTTCTTGCTATATAACGTTTTCAGGATTTCTCAAAAAATTCATTTCTTACTTTTTGCTTACTTTTAAAAGTAAAATTTTATTATAAAAACTAGCTTTTTATTTGACTAATGGTTGTAAATATGGTAAATATAACGCATTTTTTGAAAGAGATAAAAGCATTGTGTATGAGGAAATGAATCAAGGAAATTTAGGCGATCGCTAATTAACCTGTGCCTCTGAACCTTCAAATTGTAATCCATTCAGGCAGCTAAATTACTGGAAATGTGTATATATTAATCAACTTTGCTTCATCAGCTATTGACTATTACATAAGAGATTTCTTTGCATCTTTGCGCCTCTGCGTGATACAAAATATTTATGCAAAAATGCTAAATAAACACTGAGTTTAATATGCCAGACACATCTCAAGACAGCATTTGGATTGTTACCGATGACGTTCCACAAATTTCAATTCCTGACGGTGCAAAAGGCGGAAGTAATACACGCAGTTGGAAAGACGAAACGGTAAAGGAATCTACTAGCACTAAAGACGATGCCGTGAAAGTTAACGCTCAAATATTAGAGCAAAACATGGGAAACTTTCTGCAAGTAGTAGGACGCTTGTTTAGCCGTGCAGAACAGCAAGCAAATTCTAAAATGCAGCTAGAAGAAATTGAATTATCGGTGGAAATTAGCGGTGAAGGGGAAGTCAAGTTAATTGGAAGTGGTGCAAAAGCTAGTGGGAAAGGCGCGATAAAGCTGACATTCAAGCGACAAGAACCAAAGTAGATGGCGAAAAATTGGGCGTCGCAGTCGGTATCAACAGGTATGATTATCTGCAACAGCTAAATTATGCCAAGCGGGATGCAGAATTAATCCAGCAGTTTCTTCGCACCGAGGCGGGGTTTGAGAGGATTTTTTTCTTTACCGATGACTCTCCTGATATTGGTGGAAAATCGACTCGTCCCACCCGTGCAAATTTGCGGCGTGTATTTTTAGAGTTATTTAATCAACCCTTCATGGGTGCAGGTGATAACTTTTGGTTCTTTTTTAGTGGACAAGGGATACGTCATGCTGAACGTGATTATCTCATGCCTTTAGATGGGAATCCCGCAGATATTGAAGAAACGGCGATACCCATTAACTTTGTCACGGAACGGTTGCGGTGTTGTGGTGCAGATAATGTTGTGTTGATTTTAGATGCTTGTCGCAACCAAAGTGAAAAAAGTGGTGAAGGTATTGGGAGACAGACGGCTGAGGAAGCGCGTCAACAAGGAGTTATTAGTATATTTTCCTGTAGTCCGCAGGAATATTCTTATGAAATTGAAGCGTTACAACAAGGTGCTTTTACTACGGCGTTATTAGAAGGGTTAGGTATTCAAGGTAAATGCGCCACCGTTGAGAGGTTAAATCAGTATCTTAATTTGCGTGTGCCGGAAATTGTGCGTCAGCATAAAAATGCGCGGCAAACACCATATATTATTGCGGAACCTGTAAATAAATCGCACCTCATACTTGTACCGCGATATGCAACCTTAGCAGATGTTAGCACTCCAGAACAACTAGAAGCAGAATTGAGAAAAAGACTTGCTTCTTAAGATGATGAGAAGGAATGAGAAGCGATCGCAATCTCCTGTAGATTAGGTGAAACGTAGTGTAACCCAATAATTCAAGCTGAATTATTGTGGAGAGAGTATGGCTGAATCAATACCTCCGCCGGAATTCCCAAACAGGAATGCAAACGCCGAATCATGTCTAGTGTTAGTGCTTGCTGGCGACGCAACACAAGAGTAACTTCTCCGCGATTTCCAATAACAGACTCTAAATGCTGCCAAGATAGCTCACGGGATTCGAGATAGTATAAGATTGCCTCAATGGGATCTGGTGGAAAGATAGGATAATGTTGTTGTTCGTATGCTTCCACCAAAGTTGTTAAAACTTCTAGGCGATCGCATTCTGGTGTATTCTGTTCTGCATCAAATAACCGTTCAATTTCATCAAGTACTGCAAGATAATCAGCTTCATTTCGGATAGGGCGGAGTTCCAGCATCTGCTTCACCTTAAATCGCAGATTTAGAGAATTGGTTGAACACATTAAAATAGAGACGTTGCAATGCAACGCCTCTATATCTAGGTTATTGCATCAAGATTTGCCTGATTAAAATACTCATCACCTCATCTGGGTTGGCGGTGGGTAGCAGTGGACTCCAATCTCCCACACTGGCGTAGCCAATTACTTGTAGATGGTGAATTGTACTATTAACAACATCAGCAGAACCATCAGGATGTGCTTTATCGGTTTTCTGTGGGGATTGCTGGTAGGTGTATTTGAGCCTTCGCTTGAGTAGTGTTCTAGCTTTGATTGTGCCATCATTATATTTGTACTCCGATACTGGGGTTTACATAAAGGCGATCGCCCTCCGGCCAAAGATGTGTGCGATCGCCTTTATCATGCCTTTATATTAATGTATAAAATTATACGTTTCAATCATAAATACAAAAATTCTTGTTAACAATTATCCAGATTTAACAGGGATTAAATAATAGTAAATAGTCAGGCGATCGCCTTAAAAAATCAGCATATTGTTTTACTCAAACAAGTAAAAAATACTTTAAAATCATATACATAGGTATCAGCAGTCTATTATTTTATAATCATGACAGCTATTACATTCAACCTCAACTCAATTGTTCAAATCACCGACGAGCAATTTTACCAACTGTGTCGAGAAAATCCTGATGTTAAATTTGAACGTAATGCCAAAGGAGAAATAATTGTTATGCCACCTACAGGGGGAGAAACCGGAAAACGTAATGCAGGATTTACCGCAGATTTTGTGATTTGGAATCGGACATATCAACTTGGTGAAGTATTCGATTCTTCCACCTGCTTCAAACTTCCCAATGGTGCAAATCGTTCACCTGATGTAGCGTGGGTAAAAAAAGAGAGATGGGATGCACTCACACCACAAGAAAAAGCGAAATTTCCCCCAATTGCGCCAGATTTTGTTCTAGAGTTAATGTCTCCTAGTGATGACTTGGAAGAAACTCAAGCCAAAATGCGAGAATATATAAATAATCAAGTCAAACTTGGTTGGTTAATTAATCCTCAAGCCAAGCAGGTGGAAATTTATCGTCAAGCTCAACCAGTAGAAATTTTAGATTCGCCTAAACAGCTATCAGATGAAGATATACTACCGGGATTTATTCTAGATTTAGGAATAGTTTGGAATTAAATGATTATTTGCGGCTTTCTGGTTGGTTAATCGGGATTTCAATCACAAATTCTGCTCCTTTTTGCGGTGCTGAGTTGCAATATAACTTACCGGCATGTCTATCTACTATAATTTGATAACTAATTGATAGACCTAATCCTGTACCCTTACCGACATCTTTAGTAGTAAAGAAAGGGTCAAAAAGTTTAGAAATTGCCGATTGAGTAATTCCCATACCATTATCTGATATATGGATAGCGATTCGGTTACTATTAATCCGTTCCGTGCGGATACAAATTTTTCCTTGTTTGCCGACAAAAGCATCATCTAAAGCATCAATAGCATTACTCAAAATGTTCATGAATACCTGATTGAGTTGACCAGGATAACACTCTATTAGTGGTAATTTGCCATATTCCTTAATAACTTCAATTTCTGGATGATCTTGTTTACATTTGAGACGGTTGTGTAGAATCATTAAAGTACTTTCTATACCTTCATGAATATCTACTTTTTTGAATTCAGCTTCATCCAAACGAGAGAAATTACGCAGCGATAATACAATTTCCCGGATGCGTTGAGTTCCTACTTGCATAGATTGAAGTAGTTTAACTAAATCTGTTTTGAGAAATTCAAGGTCAATATCTGCTATTTCTGCTTGAATTTCTGCGGGAGGCTCAGGAAAATGTTGTTGATAAAGTTCTACCAGTCCTAATAAATCTTTAGTATATTCACTGGCTGGAATTAGATTACCGTGAATAAAATTAACTGGATTGTTAATTTCATGGGCTACACCTGCAACCATATTACCCAAAGAAGACATTTTCTCACTTTGAATGAGTTGAGATTGAGTACGTTGAAGTTCTGATAAAGTATTTTCTAAATTTCTGGCTTGTTCTTGTAATTGCATTACTGCTTGTTTGCGTTCAGTTTCTGCCTGTTTGCGTGATGTAATATTTAACGTTGAGCCAACAATCTGATAAATTCTGCCTTGACTATTTTTCAAGGGATTAAGAGTAGTAAACCACCAAGTTTCTGCACTATCAAAAGTTAAACATTCTTCATAATTAATACTATCACCAGCATCTACACAGCTTTGATAACGTTGAGTTATACCAGCACCTTCAACCTCACCATGTAATTCTTCTGGAGTTTTACCTACAATTTTTTCGTGATTAATCCCGACGATTTTTTCTGCGGCTGAGTTACAACCAGCAAAACGAAATTTACCATTTTCTAAAACATTGACTACAAATATTAATTGGGGAAATCCATCATAAATAGTGCGTAAAAATTGCTCCTTCTCTTGTAATGCAGCTTCTGCTTGTTTGCGATCGCGGATATCACGCGTAATAGTTGATAGATATAAAGGTTCACCAGTCTCAGGATTTTTGATCAAAAAAAGATTGTAATCAACAGGTATTGGTTCTTCGGTTTGAAAGTGTCGGAAACGATATTCGCCTTGCCAGACACCATCTCTCATCACTGTAGGAATAATATGCTGATATACATATTCTTTATCTTCTGGGCTAAAGCATTGATCAATTGTGAAATCTTCACTAAAACTTTGACTATCTAATCCCAACAGTTGTTTGCCAGCTTCATTCAAGAAAATAGGTTTTCCTATTAAGTCAGCGCAGCCAATAAAATCACTGCTATTTTCAATTAGAGAAACGAACACTTGCCGTTCTTTTTCAGCTTGCTTACGTTCTGTGATATCGGTGACAGTGACAACTAGTTGATAAATCTCGGAGGAACTATCAAACAGCGGCGTGACATTAAACAACCACGAAATTTCTTGTCCATCCAGTAAGAAAGATTCTTCAAAAAATATAGTCTTGCGAGATTGGATACATTCTCTGTAGTGTTGACGATAACGATGTGCCACATCAGCAGGTAATCCTTCTGCAATTATTTTACCCACCAAAGATTCCAATGGTATCGAAATAAGGTTGAGAATAGCAGGATTAAATTTAACGTAACGAAACTCTGTTCCTTCATCTAAGATATCTAAAACATAGATACCATAATCTACGCCTTCCCAGATGCTTTGCAAAAACTGTGCCTGTTCTTTGAATTGTTGTTCAGTTTGTTTAGGTTTGCTAATATCAGCCAAGTAACCATACCAAATAATAGCTCCGTCTGCTTGCAGTTCTGGTCGAGATACACCTCGCACCCATCCCTGTTGACTAAAGGTATTTCCTACACGCCACTCATATTCAAACTTTTGCAGAGTTTGGGCAGAGTGCATAATTGCAGCTTGCAACTCAGACAAATCATCAGGGTGGACATTAGCAAATCCCACAGTCGCATCTTCTTCAACTTGTTCTGGTTCTAGCCCTAAAACTTCTCGGCATCCAGAAGAAACAAAGGGAAAAGACATAGTACCATCAAGATCAAGCCGAAATTCATACAGCATTCCTGGTACGTTATCTGCCAACTTCTGAAATCTGGCTTCGCTTTGGCGTAAAGCCGCTGTACATTCTTCTAATTCTTTCTTGAGTTGTTGGAGTGCGATTTCATCTGAGTTCCTGTATGACTCGGTGTGCTGACACTGGACAACCACCTGACGCAACTCTCTTAGTTCCTTTTGCAGGGAGTCGTAAGTATTTTTATCTACAGTAATCAGGTTGCCAGCCATAGTTTTATTATTTGCCTATTGGGGAACTGAAGTGAACTTAAGTTATATGTTTCCCAATCTCAGACAAACAAGAACCATAGCTGCAATAAAATTCTATATAAATAGAGGTTAATATCCCCGACTGTTTAAATCAGTCAGGGATATTTTTATTTACAAATGATTGAGTAACTCACCTAATTGATGTTTAATCAATAAACCTTTGAGAGTTGCATTTTCAGATTTTAACGTTATATTTTCTGCTTCTAATTCCTTAATTCTATCTTGTAAAGCTTCCTTAGTTGTACCTTGCCGATGAATCACAACTTCTTTATAAATAGCTAAATTTGCATCTTCATTCATCCAGCGTTGATAAGTTTTAGTATGCTCCTGTACTGTATGCCCCATGTAATCAGCCATCGTTTTAATCGGCACTCTTAACCGATGACCGCGAATTGCATAAGCATGACGCAAATCATAAGGTCTAAATCCGATGTCAGCAGTTCTAAATTTAACTTGCAGTTTGGCAGTTTTATTACTCAGAGTTCCGGCATTATAAGGCAATTTAATCTTTTTCAAATCAAATAATTCTATCCAATGGGGATGTATGGGGGGAATTCCACAACTGCGTTCACCTGTTTTAGTACCTTCAGTTAAACTAGGATTTAAAGTAACTAAATGAAAGGTATTTGCTGCATCTATAAAAGCATCTATATCAACAGCAAATAATTCATGGGGTCTTAAACCATAAGTAGCTAACATCCCATAAGCCCATTGCCATTGCTCTGGTTCTGTCAAGTTATCTTTACTAGCGTATACAGATAATGGACTACCAATTTTGCTAAATCCCTGAATAATTTCTTCGTCGGTTGGCACTTTGCGAATCGTTGGGTTGGGTTTAGGGGTAGCGTAACTATAAATTGTAGCAAAGTTAGTAATTCCGCAAAATTCACAAAACTTTTTTAACTGCCAAACCAAGAAAAAGCGAGATGAGGTATTAGGTTTAGTTTTTTCTAACGCCACTTCTAATGCTTGGGCAGACATGAGCATATCTGGCGGTAATTTTTTCAGATGGCGCAAATAATGAGTTTCCCAGGTGCGGATTCCTTGCCTATTTTGTTCATGAGTTTTCCAAAATTGGCGCTCATATTCTTGAATTAATTCACTGATGAGTTTGGTAGATTTTGCCGTGTCTGGCAGTTCGATTTTTTGAGCTTGTTTACCTAGTAATTCAGGAGTCCATTGAAATTGTTTAGTGATTAATAATAAGTCTAATTCTCGCGCTTTTAAAACTGCTATTTTCAAGCCAGTATCATTAGCAGCAAAACCACAAGAAATTGTATATTGTTTATTAGGACTACCTTGTTTACCAATATCGCCCGGTCTACAAGGAAATGTCCCTTGTAAACCGATGGTTTTATGACTAGTTAATTTAAGTTTGATTTTGACCTTTTCTAGACTTAATGCAGAGTTAGCTTGCTGAAGAGAAAATTTGATTCTTAAATATTCCCGTTCTATTTTGGCAAATTCATCGGATGCAGGGTGTTTTGCTTTCCACTGCTTCCATTTAGATGGTTCCCATTGGTCAATTGTTATACCATCCCATTCAGCTTTACGGGGGTCGTAGGTGCTGGTTGCGTTACTGGGCATGATGATTTAATTTGATTGCATGAGTCTTGGTTTTGAAGATAGCTAATCACAGTCAAGAAGTAAAGCCAGAATAATTAGGTGATGCAAAATTTGCAAATCTATACGGAATTAATACTCAGGACACTGAAGTTAAGAAAGGAAGTATGGCAGTACAACTATTATGAGTTCTAGATATTTATTACCATTTATCGTTGTGGCGATCGCAGCCAGTCTTGGCAGTTGTAGTTCTAATCCTACACCCACATCC
This window of the Nostoc sp. HK-01 genome carries:
- a CDS encoding two component transcriptional regulator, AraC family protein produces the protein MMHTSSPTILVIEDDAVTRNLFLDSLQAEGYDTIGAENGRIGIQLTQEHLPDLVICDILMPDMDGYDVLNALRQDQLTAIIPFIFLTGSDTKDALRKGMELGADDYLTKPLTVEQLLRAINIRLEKQALLRYWYATQTHQISQSIPANIAVSNTPEPFFPSVPQFQKVFDYIEANYHQGITLAKVAEAVGYSRAYLTNRVAKHTGETVNGWIVKRRMMAARSLLKNTNQTVEQIALALGYQNACHFSRQFRQHHGIPPKHWRKKQEFFNTCTQLEKCLPVVQT
- a CDS encoding 4-(cytidine 5'-diphospho)-2-C-methyl-D-erythritol kinase; the protein is MFLNMRSYSLIAPAKINLYLEIIGDRADGYHELVMILQSIDLADRINIRAISDETIRVHCNHPQVPTDKTNLVYRAAELMATQFPEAWAKHGGVEITLEKNIPVAAGLAGGSTNAAAVLVGIDLLWNLGLTQTEIEELGATLGSDIPFCVAGGTAIATGRGEQLAPLPNLDHIYIVLAKYRSLEISTPWAYKTYRQEFGHTYIKTTEDLAARAAAVHSGEIVKAIVHKDAAEIAQKLHNDLERVVLPAHPQVMQLRELFATQPGVLGTMMSGSGPSVFAIIESEPQAQAVKQYIREAIPNEDLELFVTRTITHGIQIAS
- the ksgA gene encoding dimethyladenosine transferase gives rise to the protein MVRPRKVFAQHWLKSDKALNAIVQAAECSTNDRILEIGPGTGILTRRLLPLIQALVAVEIDRDLCKLLVKELGSKENFLLLQGDFLELNLETNLVAFPQFQNANKVVANIPYNITGPIIEKLLGTIANPNPKPFDSIVLLIQKEVAERLYAKAGSKTFGALSVRVQYLAECELICPVPASAFYPPPKVDSAVVRLRPRQLEILANDPRRLENLVKLGFGSKRKMLRNNLQSVIDRDRLTHLLEQLEINPQARAEDISTQQWVTLANEVGSMKCEV
- a CDS encoding two-component sensor histidine kinase, producing the protein MAGNLITVDKNTYDSLQKELRELRQVVVQCQHTESYRNSDEIALQQLKKELEECTAALRQSEARFQKLADNVPGMLYEFRLDLDGTMSFPFVSSGCREVLGLEPEQVEEDATVGFANVHPDDLSELQAAIMHSAQTLQKFEYEWRVGNTFSQQGWVRGVSRPELQADGAIIWYGYLADISKPKQTEQQFKEQAQFLQSIWEGVDYGIYVLDILDEGTEFRYVKFNPAILNLISIPLESLVGKIIAEGLPADVAHRYRQHYRECIQSRKTIFFEESFLLDGQEISWLFNVTPLFDSSSEIYQLVVTVTDITERKQAEKERQVFVSLIENSSDFIGCADLIGKPIFLNEAGKQLLGLDSQSFSEDFTIDQCFSPEDKEYVYQHIIPTVMRDGVWQGEYRFRHFQTEEPIPVDYNLFLIKNPETGEPLYLSTITRDIRDRKQAEAALQEKEQFLRTIYDGFPQLIFVVNVLENGKFRFAGCNSAAEKIVGINHEKIVGKTPEELHGEVEGAGITQRYQSCVDAGDSINYEECLTFDSAETWWFTTLNPLKNSQGRIYQIVGSTLNITSRKQAETERKQAVMQLQEQARNLENTLSELQRTQSQLIQSEKMSSLGNMVAGVAHEINNPVNFIHGNLIPASEYTKDLLGLVELYQQHFPEPPAEIQAEIADIDLEFLKTDLVKLLQSMQVGTQRIREIVLSLRNFSRLDEAEFKKVDIHEGIESTLMILHNRLKCKQDHPEIEVIKEYGKLPLIECYPGQLNQVFMNILSNAIDALDDAFVGKQGKICIRTERINSNRIAIHISDNGMGITQSAISKLFDPFFTTKDVGKGTGLGLSISYQIIVDRHAGKLYCNSAPQKGAEFVIEIPINQPESRK
- a CDS encoding site-specific recombinase XerD-like protein — its product is MPSNATSTYDPRKAEWDGITIDQWEPSKWKQWKAKHPASDEFAKIEREYLRIKFSLQQANSALSLEKVKIKLKLTSHKTIGLQGTFPCRPGDIGKQGSPNKQYTISCGFAANDTGLKIAVLKARELDLLLITKQFQWTPELLGKQAQKIELPDTAKSTKLISELIQEYERQFWKTHEQNRQGIRTWETHYLRHLKKLPPDMLMSAQALEVALEKTKPNTSSRFFLVWQLKKFCEFCGITNFATIYSYATPKPNPTIRKVPTDEEIIQGFSKIGSPLSVYASKDNLTEPEQWQWAYGMLATYGLRPHELFAVDIDAFIDAANTFHLVTLNPSLTEGTKTGERSCGIPPIHPHWIELFDLKKIKLPYNAGTLSNKTAKLQVKFRTADIGFRPYDLRHAYAIRGHRLRVPIKTMADYMGHTVQEHTKTYQRWMNEDANLAIYKEVVIHRQGTTKEALQDRIKELEAENITLKSENATLKGLLIKHQLGELLNHL